A stretch of the Fusobacterium varium genome encodes the following:
- a CDS encoding putative membrane protein, with amino-acid sequence MEIERILIYILMFLILFFWVILSIYKKKIIKNYYLIFNCWWIIWLFISIINLGEFYLISLNTYLKIFLGLFFFNITMMKKNKKSTYNRILNLNRLKKFYILEIIYFLINIYMVFKIFKRVDVVNEYWKVRLLFYGIKFETINMQLFSHSIYAHIYNFFKVLNLINFIFSLVLFFKYNKKKLLILCILNIGIYCFVSGGREFIAYIIILAIFLFKAKLLKKGILYMGILIFFTLIMTLLRERSLDKIWLVIVTYYSGAIAYMDNLFKEGYFKFYNGELFFSGIIAPIKFLLKRLGINAGINGISEVGEKLMKFIQISETNTFFKQYNALATMYFWFYLDFGIMGIIGYSFFLGKIYYYIYNKINKNLESIAIMAYLEYLLIQSIFINKFMDLSTLLSILLIFYVITCKKYVEEKKC; translated from the coding sequence TTGGAAATAGAAAGAATTCTTATATATATACTTATGTTTTTAATATTATTTTTTTGGGTAATCTTATCTATTTATAAAAAAAAAATTATAAAAAACTATTATTTAATTTTTAATTGTTGGTGGATTATTTGGTTATTTATTTCAATAATAAATCTGGGAGAATTTTATTTAATATCACTAAATACATATCTTAAAATTTTTTTGGGATTGTTTTTCTTCAATATAACAATGATGAAAAAGAACAAAAAGAGTACATATAATAGGATTTTAAACTTAAATAGATTAAAAAAATTTTATATTTTAGAAATTATATATTTTTTAATAAATATTTATATGGTATTTAAAATATTTAAAAGAGTAGATGTAGTTAATGAATATTGGAAAGTAAGATTGCTATTCTATGGAATAAAATTTGAAACAATTAATATGCAATTATTTTCTCACTCTATATATGCTCATATATATAATTTTTTTAAAGTATTAAATTTAATAAATTTTATTTTTTCTTTGGTATTATTTTTTAAATATAATAAAAAAAAATTATTAATTTTATGTATTTTAAATATTGGAATATATTGTTTTGTAAGTGGAGGAAGGGAGTTTATTGCATATATAATAATTCTTGCTATATTTTTGTTTAAAGCTAAGCTTTTAAAAAAAGGTATTTTATATATGGGTATTTTAATATTCTTTACACTAATAATGACATTATTGAGGGAAAGAAGTTTAGATAAAATTTGGTTAGTGATAGTAACTTATTATTCTGGAGCAATAGCATACATGGATAATCTTTTCAAAGAAGGATATTTTAAGTTTTATAATGGAGAATTATTTTTTTCTGGAATAATAGCTCCAATAAAGTTTCTATTAAAAAGATTGGGTATAAATGCAGGGATTAATGGGATATCAGAAGTAGGAGAAAAATTAATGAAATTTATTCAAATATCAGAAACTAACACTTTTTTTAAACAATACAATGCTTTAGCAACAATGTATTTTTGGTTTTATTTAGATTTTGGAATTATGGGGATAATAGGATATAGCTTCTTTTTAGGAAAAATTTATTATTATATTTATAATAAGATAAATAAAAATTTAGAAAGCATTGCTATAATGGCATATCTTGAATATCTTTTAATCCAATCTATTTTTATAAATAAATTTATGGATTTATCTACACTATTATCAATATTGTTAATATTTTATGTTATAACTTGCAAAAAATATGTGGAGGAAAAAAAATGTTAG
- a CDS encoding dTDP-glucose 4,6-dehydratase, protein MKTYLVTGAAGFIGTNFVKYMLEKYENNIRIIVLDKLTYAGNIENIQEEITSKKIDFVKGDICNRELVEDIFSRYEIDYVVNFAAESHVDRSISNPQIFLETNILGTQNLLEVSKKFWSIGKDENGYPVYKEGKKFLHISTDEVYGSLSKEYTEAKELILNDRVKKVAEGRKNLKTYGDKFFTEETPLDPRSPYSASKTSSDMIVRAYAETYKFPMNITRCSNNYGPYQFPEKLIPLIIKNILEGKKLPVYGDGSNVRDWLYVKDHNKAVDMIINKGRLGEVYNIGGFNEEKNINIVKLTIDIIAKIMKEEPEYRKVLKTEAENISYDLISYVQDRLGHDARYAIDPEKIVTELGWYPETSFDEGIEKTIRWYLHNQEWIKEIVNK, encoded by the coding sequence ATGAAGACATATCTTGTAACAGGGGCAGCAGGATTCATAGGAACAAACTTTGTAAAATATATGCTTGAAAAGTATGAAAATAATATAAGAATAATAGTTCTGGATAAACTTACTTATGCAGGAAATATTGAAAATATACAAGAAGAAATAACTTCTAAAAAAATAGATTTTGTAAAGGGAGATATCTGTAATAGAGAATTGGTGGAAGATATATTTTCCAGATATGAAATAGATTATGTAGTAAATTTTGCAGCAGAATCTCATGTAGACAGGAGTATATCAAATCCTCAGATATTTTTGGAAACAAATATACTGGGAACACAAAACCTGTTGGAAGTATCTAAGAAATTCTGGAGTATAGGAAAAGATGAAAATGGATATCCTGTATACAAGGAAGGAAAGAAATTTCTGCATATATCTACAGATGAAGTGTATGGATCACTGTCAAAAGAGTATACAGAAGCAAAAGAGCTAATACTTAATGATAGAGTAAAGAAAGTGGCAGAAGGAAGAAAGAATTTAAAAACATATGGAGATAAATTTTTTACGGAAGAAACACCGCTTGACCCAAGGTCGCCATATTCAGCCTCAAAGACATCAAGCGATATGATAGTAAGAGCATATGCAGAAACATATAAGTTTCCAATGAATATAACAAGATGTTCAAATAATTATGGACCATATCAATTTCCAGAAAAACTGATACCACTTATTATAAAAAATATACTGGAAGGTAAGAAACTGCCAGTATATGGAGATGGAAGTAATGTAAGAGACTGGCTGTATGTAAAAGATCATAATAAAGCAGTAGATATGATAATAAATAAAGGAAGATTAGGGGAAGTATATAATATTGGTGGTTTTAATGAAGAAAAGAATATAAATATAGTAAAACTGACAATAGATATAATAGCCAAGATAATGAAAGAAGAACCAGAGTACAGGAAAGTATTGAAAACAGAAGCAGAGAATATATCATATGACTTAATAAGTTATGTACAGGACAGATTGGGGCATGATGCAAGATATGCAATAGACCCAGAAAAGATAGTAACAGAATTAGGATGGTATCCAGAAACATCATTTGATGAGGGAATAGAAAAGACAATAAGGTGGTATTTGCATAATCAGGAATGGATAAAAGAAATTGTGAATAAATAA
- a CDS encoding putative formyltransferase, which produces MNILVVTDNEYIFKNFLSIIKDEKYKNFKFTFRYSAKNIEMRAKYQSSEIFKTINVKEEVEDIIDNYDIVISLHCKQIFPSKLVNSLKCINVHPGFNPYNRGWFPQVFSILNKMDCGVTIHYMDEQLDHGKILFQEKVNMYNWDTSMSLYNRVQDKEIELLKKNLYDILTKDIEGFEVGEGNINTLNDFKKLCEIDLDEKITMGEAIDKLRALTHGEYKNAYFISGNEKIYVKLILEKEEKI; this is translated from the coding sequence ATGAATATATTAGTTGTAACAGATAATGAATATATTTTTAAAAATTTTCTTTCAATAATAAAAGATGAAAAATATAAAAATTTTAAATTTACATTTAGATACTCAGCTAAAAATATCGAAATGAGAGCTAAATATCAAAGTTCAGAAATATTTAAAACTATAAATGTAAAAGAAGAAGTTGAAGACATAATAGATAACTATGACATAGTCATATCATTACATTGTAAACAGATATTTCCATCTAAACTTGTGAATAGTTTAAAATGCATAAATGTTCATCCTGGATTTAATCCATATAATAGGGGATGGTTTCCTCAAGTATTTTCAATATTAAATAAAATGGATTGTGGAGTAACCATACATTATATGGATGAGCAGTTAGATCATGGAAAAATATTATTTCAAGAAAAAGTAAATATGTACAATTGGGATACTTCAATGTCTCTATATAATAGAGTTCAAGATAAAGAAATAGAACTTCTTAAAAAGAACCTTTATGATATTTTAACTAAAGATATTGAAGGTTTTGAAGTTGGAGAGGGAAATATAAATACTTTAAATGATTTCAAAAAATTATGCGAAATTGATTTAGATGAAAAAATTACAATGGGGGAAGCAATAGACAAATTAAGGGCTTTAACTCATGGCGAATATAAAAATGCATATTTTATTTCTGGTAATGAAAAAATTTATGTTAAATTAATTTTAGAAAAAGAGGAGAAAATATGA
- a CDS encoding dTDP-4-amino-4,6-dideoxy-D-glucose transaminase → MDKLDKKIMVTKSFLPSYEEYCEEIKEIWNTYWLTNMGIKHETLKEKMKQYLDVKNISLCSNGHLALEMAIRALKLTGEVITTPYTFASTTHAITRCGLTPVFCDIEMKNFTIDTSKIEELITEKTSAIIPVHVYGNPCNVEEIEKIAKKYNLKVIYDAAHTFGVEINGKGIGNYGDVSMFSLHATKVYSTIEGGALTYNNDNYSSLFRLEKNFGITGPEEVIQNGGNAKLNEFQAAMGLVNLKYVDSEILKRKKLVEKYRELLNNIEGIRYLENIEGIRHNYAYFPIIINEKVYGKTRDEVFEKLKDYNIFARKYFYPLINNFECYREKYKDIKLPNAEYISDRVMTLPMYGDLTLEEVEYICKVLKEIKKV, encoded by the coding sequence ATGGATAAGCTAGATAAAAAAATAATGGTAACGAAATCTTTTTTACCCTCATATGAAGAATATTGTGAAGAAATAAAAGAAATATGGAATACTTATTGGCTTACAAATATGGGAATAAAACATGAAACACTAAAAGAAAAAATGAAACAATATTTAGATGTAAAAAATATCTCTTTATGCAGCAATGGGCATCTAGCATTGGAAATGGCTATAAGAGCTTTGAAACTTACTGGAGAAGTAATAACTACTCCATATACTTTTGCATCAACAACTCATGCTATAACTAGATGTGGGTTAACTCCAGTTTTTTGTGACATAGAAATGAAAAACTTTACAATAGATACATCTAAAATAGAAGAGCTTATTACAGAAAAAACAAGTGCAATAATTCCAGTACATGTCTATGGAAATCCATGTAATGTTGAAGAAATAGAGAAAATAGCTAAAAAATATAATTTAAAAGTGATATATGATGCTGCTCATACATTTGGAGTAGAAATAAATGGAAAAGGAATAGGGAATTATGGAGATGTTTCAATGTTCAGTCTTCATGCAACAAAGGTATATAGTACGATTGAAGGAGGAGCATTAACATATAATAATGATAACTATTCAAGTCTTTTTAGATTAGAGAAGAATTTTGGAATAACAGGTCCTGAAGAGGTTATACAAAATGGCGGAAATGCTAAACTTAACGAATTTCAAGCAGCAATGGGACTTGTAAATTTAAAGTATGTTGATAGTGAAATTTTAAAAAGAAAAAAATTAGTAGAAAAATATAGAGAACTTCTAAATAATATTGAGGGAATAAGATATTTGGAGAATATAGAAGGAATAAGACATAATTATGCTTATTTTCCAATAATAATTAATGAGAAAGTTTATGGAAAAACAAGAGATGAAGTATTTGAAAAATTAAAAGATTATAATATTTTTGCTAGAAAATATTTTTATCCTTTAATAAATAACTTTGAATGTTACAGGGAGAAATATAAAGATATAAAGTTGCCAAATGCTGAGTATATTTCAGATAGGGTAATGACACTTCCAATGTATGGAGATTTAACATTAGAAGAAGTTGAATATATTTGTAAAGTATTAAAGGAGATAAAAAAAGTATGA
- a CDS encoding putative glycosyltransferase has product MLAPILISVYDRKKSLEECIEMLKKNELAKDSLLFIVSDQGHNEEKKKIVQSIREYVKELEGFKKIILINRDKNLGSYNSLKLAITELLDKYGKIIFLEDDIRVSKYFIKYMNEGLDKYENDKRIFSICSYFFPNVNLDNILKEDVFIWSRYSPWGMATWRDRWDKIDWKINEYENFIKDREKIKKYNQIERTWLPILQEDIEKGKIAMDARINFHMFLNNLYTLYPKKNISVNRGHNDGGEHCGFDKKYFFQKLDEDFSPLFPSSLVKNEKVYKQLYIAHYSIKSHLIKPILIKFKLFKFINKLRGR; this is encoded by the coding sequence ATGTTAGCACCTATTTTAATATCTGTATATGACAGAAAAAAATCATTAGAGGAATGTATAGAGATGCTAAAAAAAAATGAATTAGCAAAGGATAGTTTACTTTTTATTGTTTCTGATCAAGGACATAATGAAGAAAAAAAAAAAATAGTACAAAGTATAAGAGAATATGTTAAAGAATTAGAGGGATTTAAAAAAATAATTTTAATAAATAGAGACAAAAATTTAGGGTCATATAATTCTTTAAAATTAGCAATAACTGAACTTCTTGATAAATATGGAAAAATTATTTTTTTAGAGGATGATATAAGAGTTTCAAAGTATTTCATAAAATATATGAATGAAGGTTTAGATAAATATGAGAATGATAAAAGAATTTTTTCCATATGCAGTTATTTTTTTCCAAATGTAAATTTAGATAATATTTTAAAAGAAGATGTCTTTATTTGGAGCAGATATTCACCATGGGGAATGGCAACATGGAGAGATAGATGGGATAAGATAGATTGGAAAATAAATGAATATGAAAACTTTATAAAAGATAGAGAAAAAATAAAAAAATATAATCAAATAGAAAGAACATGGCTTCCTATTTTACAAGAAGATATAGAGAAAGGAAAAATAGCAATGGATGCAAGAATAAATTTTCATATGTTTCTTAATAATCTATATACTTTATATCCTAAAAAAAATATTTCAGTTAACAGAGGGCATAATGATGGTGGAGAACATTGTGGATTTGATAAAAAGTATTTTTTTCAAAAATTAGATGAAGATTTTTCTCCACTTTTTCCATCTTCCTTAGTAAAAAATGAGAAAGTTTATAAACAACTATATATAGCTCATTATAGTATTAAAAGTCATTTGATTAAACCAATTTTAATAAAATTTAAATTATTTAAATTTATAAACAAATTGAGAGGAAGATAA
- a CDS encoding glucose-1-phosphate thymidylyltransferase has protein sequence MKGIILAGGSGTRLHPLTRSISKQILPIYDKPMIYYPLSVLMLAGIKDILIISTPRDLACFKELLEDGKKIGLNIEYSIQEQPNGLAEAFIIGEEFIGKSNVALILGDNLFFGQAFSPVIKESAKLKTGAEIFGYFVKNPKEYGVVEFDEYRNVLSLEEKPEKPKSKYAIPGLYFYDNTVVEKAKRLKPSKRGELEITDLNKLYLAEGNLKVNLLGRGFAWLDTGTHKNLLQAANFIETIQDRQGNYVACIEEIAYKNGWITKEALIELAEPLLKTEYGKYLMEISEEI, from the coding sequence ATGAAAGGAATAATATTAGCAGGAGGGAGTGGAACAAGACTTCATCCATTAACTAGAAGTATATCAAAACAAATATTACCTATTTATGATAAACCAATGATATATTATCCCTTATCAGTATTAATGTTAGCTGGAATAAAAGATATACTAATAATTTCAACTCCAAGAGATTTAGCATGTTTTAAGGAATTATTGGAAGATGGAAAAAAAATTGGATTAAATATAGAGTACAGTATTCAAGAACAACCAAATGGATTAGCAGAAGCCTTTATTATAGGAGAAGAATTCATAGGGAAGAGTAATGTGGCTTTAATATTAGGTGATAATTTATTTTTTGGACAAGCTTTTTCACCTGTAATTAAAGAATCTGCAAAATTAAAGACAGGAGCAGAAATTTTTGGATATTTTGTAAAAAATCCAAAAGAATATGGAGTAGTAGAATTTGATGAATATAGGAATGTTTTATCTTTAGAGGAAAAACCAGAAAAACCGAAATCCAAATATGCAATACCAGGACTTTATTTTTATGATAATACAGTAGTAGAGAAAGCTAAAAGATTAAAACCAAGTAAAAGAGGAGAATTAGAAATAACTGATCTAAATAAATTATATTTAGCTGAAGGAAACTTAAAAGTCAATCTCTTAGGAAGAGGTTTTGCATGGTTAGATACAGGAACCCATAAGAATTTATTACAAGCAGCTAATTTTATAGAAACTATTCAAGATAGACAGGGAAATTATGTAGCTTGTATAGAGGAAATAGCATATAAGAATGGTTGGATAACTAAAGAGGCATTAATAGAACTTGCAGAACCATTATTAAAAACAGAATACGGAAAATATCTGATGGAAATAAGTGAGGAGATATAA
- a CDS encoding putative glycosyltransferase — translation MEKNSYLFFTFAIPRKEMVRIFQNDKFPAVQTDKFIWNLIKGIENEKEEIVYISTRPVSDYPYYREKYINKKEYYINLNKKKIKILEIPFLNISVFKVITRLFFGFYYGIKEFQKKKNKKAIIVYSVTVPYLILGYIFSRFYNIKLIAIWTDPPSIINKRDSYIKTKLRKVELKLSKFFMRKFDKVVSLTKELAEDFCPKKPYLVIEGIVNLDFYEDRDLENTKRITSDIKSIVYTGTLEEKYGIKNIIDSFKYINIENVELHIYGKGNYEKEIKNICESDKRIKYFGFIENEKILKIQKEATFLINARSKEDEYVKYSFPSKMMEYMASGTPVITTILPGFPGEYEKYLIKINDNSPIEIANKIKEVIQWKEEEKIYFGKKSKKLYKTKKL, via the coding sequence ATGGAAAAAAATTCATATTTATTTTTTACTTTTGCAATTCCTCGTAAAGAAATGGTTAGAATTTTTCAGAATGATAAATTTCCAGCAGTCCAAACTGATAAATTTATATGGAATTTAATTAAAGGGATTGAGAATGAAAAAGAAGAAATAGTGTATATAAGCACTAGACCAGTATCAGATTATCCTTATTATAGAGAAAAATATATCAATAAAAAAGAGTATTATATAAATTTAAATAAAAAAAAGATAAAAATTTTAGAAATTCCATTTTTGAATATTTCAGTTTTTAAAGTAATAACTAGATTATTTTTCGGATTTTATTATGGAATTAAGGAATTTCAAAAAAAGAAAAATAAGAAAGCAATAATAGTTTATTCAGTTACAGTACCATATTTAATATTGGGATATATTTTTTCTAGATTTTATAATATAAAACTCATAGCAATATGGACAGACCCTCCTTCTATTATAAATAAAAGAGATAGTTACATAAAAACAAAGTTAAGAAAAGTTGAATTAAAATTATCAAAATTTTTTATGAGAAAATTTGATAAAGTAGTGAGTTTAACAAAGGAACTAGCTGAAGATTTTTGTCCAAAAAAACCATATTTGGTAATTGAAGGAATTGTTAATTTAGATTTCTATGAGGATAGAGACTTAGAAAATACGAAAAGAATAACTTCTGATATAAAAAGTATAGTTTATACTGGAACTTTAGAAGAGAAATATGGAATAAAAAATATAATAGATAGTTTTAAATATATAAATATTGAAAATGTAGAGCTTCATATTTATGGAAAAGGAAATTATGAAAAAGAAATAAAAAATATTTGTGAAAGTGATAAAAGAATAAAATATTTTGGTTTTATAGAAAATGAAAAAATATTAAAAATTCAAAAAGAAGCAACATTTTTAATTAATGCTCGTTCAAAAGAAGATGAATATGTAAAGTATTCTTTTCCATCAAAAATGATGGAATATATGGCTTCAGGAACACCAGTAATAACAACTATTCTTCCTGGATTTCCAGGTGAGTATGAAAAATATTTAATTAAGATAAATGATAATAGTCCAATTGAAATAGCTAATAAAATAAAAGAAGTTATTCAATGGAAAGAAGAAGAAAAAATTTATTTTGGAAAAAAAAGCAAAAAACTTTATAAAACAAAAAAATTATAA
- a CDS encoding arylsulfotransferase: protein MGKSFGNLMVVFLIIFSLNKIISKGNEIKNIELNTPIILKINKQKIMIDRFSLNKVYNINELNSEVPIEFEIEYAPEEIELKILGNVLKNKTKIKIEKIAREIKIPIEILNKSNNLKSICHINTLHEKFPKYTVIGESPYPGDYYGDFISDNNNIEKKDSMFIYKMNSKGEILYYKKHTSTISDFKKTKLKNNQIRYSYFLQDENAYSYEGVGYGPTKLIIMDENYDIIDEVTSKQFKEIPENFPLESHDSLIVNDGHYITAAYFGKIVNNVDKDLIENHNGSRVIASILQEVKDGKVIWQWDSTEHPELYKLSVEGNDFKNSTSKWADYIHFNSVTIDPKDGNLMCSFRNIDSILKIERGTGKILWILGGKGDQFGLTEEQKFSRQHYARFIKDGSITLFDNGNLSGKSRVLEIKMDEKNKKILNYKDFYLNDYFSFACGSTDKLDNKKDVFIIGWGMGDFSKRENMTEIDFSTNKKIFELIFHGNMTTYRITKIK from the coding sequence ATGGGGAAAAGTTTTGGTAACTTAATGGTAGTATTTCTAATAATATTTTCATTAAATAAAATAATTTCAAAAGGAAACGAAATAAAAAATATAGAATTAAATACTCCAATAATATTGAAAATCAATAAACAAAAGATTATGATAGACAGATTTTCATTAAATAAAGTTTATAATATAAATGAATTAAATTCAGAAGTTCCTATAGAGTTTGAAATTGAATATGCTCCTGAAGAAATAGAATTAAAAATTTTAGGAAATGTTTTAAAAAATAAAACTAAAATAAAAATAGAGAAAATTGCAAGAGAAATAAAAATACCAATAGAAATATTGAATAAAAGTAATAATTTAAAATCAATTTGTCATATAAACACTCTTCATGAAAAGTTTCCAAAGTATACTGTGATAGGAGAAAGTCCATATCCTGGAGATTATTATGGAGATTTTATTTCTGATAATAATAATATAGAAAAAAAAGATTCAATGTTTATTTATAAAATGAATTCTAAGGGAGAAATTTTATATTATAAAAAGCATACTTCAACAATATCAGACTTTAAAAAAACAAAGTTGAAAAATAATCAAATAAGATACAGTTATTTTTTACAAGATGAAAATGCTTATTCTTATGAAGGAGTAGGTTATGGTCCAACAAAGCTGATAATAATGGATGAAAATTATGATATTATTGATGAAGTAACTTCAAAACAATTTAAAGAAATACCAGAAAACTTTCCTTTAGAAAGCCATGATAGTTTAATTGTAAATGATGGACATTATATTACAGCTGCATATTTTGGCAAAATAGTAAATAATGTAGATAAAGATCTTATTGAAAACCACAATGGCTCTAGAGTAATAGCTTCCATTTTACAAGAAGTAAAAGATGGAAAAGTTATATGGCAATGGGATAGTACAGAACATCCAGAATTATATAAATTAAGTGTAGAAGGGAATGATTTTAAAAATTCTACAAGTAAATGGGCAGATTATATTCACTTTAATTCAGTAACTATTGATCCTAAGGATGGAAATTTAATGTGTTCTTTTAGAAATATAGATTCAATTTTAAAGATAGAACGAGGTACTGGTAAGATATTATGGATACTTGGTGGTAAAGGAGATCAGTTTGGATTAACTGAAGAACAAAAATTTTCAAGACAACATTATGCAAGGTTTATTAAAGATGGAAGTATAACACTTTTTGATAATGGAAATTTAAGTGGGAAATCAAGAGTTTTAGAAATAAAAATGGATGAGAAAAATAAAAAGATTTTAAATTATAAAGATTTTTATTTAAATGACTATTTTTCTTTTGCTTGTGGCTCAACAGATAAATTAGATAATAAAAAAGATGTTTTTATTATAGGATGGGGAATGGGAGATTTTAGCAAAAGAGAGAATATGACAGAAATAGATTTTTCTACAAATAAGAAGATATTTGAGTTAATTTTTCATGGAAATATGACAACTTACAGAATTACTAAAATAAAATAA
- a CDS encoding putative O-antigen transporter: MKSISKNIFYNFLLVGFNIAYPLITASYISKILGAKNIGMINYSQSIINFLLIFAMVGIPTYGIREIAQHRESKEEINNIFSELLIIKVFFSLMIFILYFLLLLEIQELKYDKNIFFIMGIILLANSFNIDWFFSGMEDYKVLSLRNIIIKMITFILIIFLIKRSEDYYLYALFITLGQSLGNVWSFFYSKKFVKLKFRNLNFKRHYNGLKVFFLSSLVISVYTLLGGIILGIFSTPEKVAFFSRARQLQLVGVTITGSVSTVLIPRISYYYTNDKNEYFILLKKSLNFGYILSIPLMIGFIFLSKELNLFLGGAEFLPAQKPLIILSPLILIVTLNTWGYLQGIVPAGMEKIGTIIQMGMAIINVLLSIVLIPKFFDIGVSIATVAAETVGTIILIIVLKRKIKINLLTNSLYRYIISGIIMAFFIEIIKRYFNNNQTLVLSILGGGIIYFLILIFLKEEIILYILNKIFNKLRRKD; encoded by the coding sequence ATGAAATCAATATCAAAAAATATTTTTTATAATTTTTTACTAGTAGGTTTTAATATAGCTTATCCATTAATAACTGCTAGCTATATTTCAAAGATACTAGGGGCTAAAAATATAGGAATGATTAATTATTCTCAATCAATAATTAATTTTTTATTAATATTTGCTATGGTAGGAATTCCAACGTATGGAATAAGAGAAATAGCTCAGCACAGAGAAAGTAAAGAAGAAATTAATAATATTTTTTCTGAATTATTAATAATCAAAGTTTTTTTTTCTTTGATGATTTTTATACTATATTTTTTGCTTCTTTTAGAAATACAGGAACTAAAATATGATAAAAATATATTTTTTATTATGGGAATTATTTTATTAGCAAATTCTTTTAATATAGATTGGTTTTTTAGTGGGATGGAAGATTATAAAGTTCTTTCACTGAGAAATATTATAATAAAAATGATAACTTTTATATTAATAATTTTTTTAATAAAAAGATCAGAAGATTATTATTTATATGCACTTTTTATAACTTTGGGGCAGAGTTTAGGAAATGTATGGAGTTTTTTTTATTCGAAAAAATTTGTTAAATTAAAATTTAGAAATTTAAATTTTAAAAGACATTATAATGGTTTGAAAGTATTTTTTTTATCCTCTCTTGTTATTAGTGTATATACATTGTTGGGTGGAATAATATTAGGGATTTTTAGTACACCAGAAAAAGTAGCTTTTTTTAGTAGAGCGAGACAACTACAACTAGTTGGAGTTACAATAACTGGATCTGTTTCAACAGTGTTAATTCCAAGAATTTCTTATTATTATACTAATGATAAAAATGAATATTTTATTTTATTAAAAAAATCATTAAATTTTGGTTATATTTTATCTATTCCATTAATGATAGGATTTATATTTTTGTCTAAAGAATTAAATCTTTTTTTAGGTGGAGCAGAGTTTTTACCAGCTCAAAAGCCTTTAATTATATTAAGTCCATTAATTTTAATAGTAACTTTAAACACTTGGGGTTATTTACAGGGAATTGTTCCAGCTGGTATGGAAAAAATAGGGACTATAATTCAAATGGGAATGGCAATAATTAATGTATTGTTAAGTATAGTTTTAATTCCAAAATTTTTTGATATAGGAGTTTCTATTGCTACTGTAGCTGCTGAAACAGTAGGAACTATTATTCTAATAATTGTATTGAAAAGAAAAATAAAGATAAATTTATTAACTAATTCGTTGTATAGGTATATAATTTCAGGTATTATTATGGCTTTTTTTATAGAAATAATAAAGCGATATTTTAATAATAATCAAACATTAGTATTGAGTATTTTAGGTGGAGGAATTATATATTTTCTTATTTTAATTTTTCTAAAAGAAGAAATAATCTTGTATATACTGAATAAAATTTTTAATAAATTAAGGAGGAAAGATTGA